A genomic window from Haladaptatus caseinilyticus includes:
- a CDS encoding DUF7285 family protein, with product MRRWSRGNRRMSKKGQTQPLAAIIAVFAVCVGLVTYTGVLGDATPNPERNIASTILSDVREIASSNGVVEPRKLSDGMQSKPDGKRLNISLSLRSRSGTTVNRWHVGPPVPANADTAETVVSVRTAPGRIRPARLHIGVW from the coding sequence ATGCGACGCTGGTCTCGGGGTAACAGACGAATGTCGAAGAAAGGACAGACGCAACCGCTCGCGGCAATCATCGCGGTGTTTGCGGTGTGCGTTGGGCTCGTCACTTACACAGGTGTTCTGGGCGACGCGACGCCAAATCCGGAGCGAAATATTGCGTCCACGATACTTTCGGATGTCCGAGAAATCGCGAGTTCGAACGGCGTCGTAGAGCCGAGAAAGCTGTCCGATGGGATGCAGTCGAAACCCGACGGGAAGCGTCTGAACATCTCCCTCTCGCTACGTTCACGATCCGGGACTACAGTCAACCGGTGGCACGTGGGGCCACCCGTTCCCGCGAACGCGGATACCGCGGAAACCGTCGTGAGCGTCCGAACCGCACCCGGCCGAATTCGTCCCGCCCGACTTCACATAGGGGTGTGGTGA
- a CDS encoding tubulin/FtsZ family protein: MKVVLIGIGQAGGKLTQKLVEFDANMDFDAVKGALAVNSARTDLQSLDLDTVLVGQERVKGHGVGGDNELGAEVMQSDAGEVMSALDGRITAEAEAVFVVAGLGGGTGSGGAPVLIHELQRIYEIPVYALGVLPGRGEGSMYQANAGRSLKTVVREADATLLIDNDAWHESGQSVGEAFDAINQQIAQRVGILLASGEGVEGVGESVVDSSEVINTLRSGGVAALGYASADASEESGENINTVTSNTRQAILSNLSVPKATDADSALLVVAGDADRIPRKGVEKARKWLEGETGSLQVRGGDYPLDSNRLASLVLLGGVERSPRMKEFMERAKEANKQEVRKEDPAELFQNDKIDDLF, translated from the coding sequence ATGAAAGTCGTCCTGATTGGTATCGGTCAAGCCGGAGGAAAACTGACGCAGAAGCTCGTCGAATTCGACGCGAACATGGATTTTGACGCCGTTAAGGGTGCTCTGGCGGTCAACTCCGCGAGAACGGATTTGCAATCACTCGACCTCGATACGGTTCTGGTCGGACAAGAACGGGTAAAGGGTCACGGCGTCGGCGGTGACAACGAACTCGGTGCGGAAGTGATGCAAAGCGATGCGGGAGAAGTCATGAGTGCGCTCGATGGACGCATCACCGCGGAGGCAGAAGCCGTCTTCGTCGTCGCGGGACTCGGTGGCGGAACTGGGAGTGGTGGCGCGCCGGTGCTCATCCACGAACTCCAACGGATCTACGAAATACCCGTCTATGCACTCGGTGTCCTCCCCGGACGTGGCGAAGGGTCGATGTATCAAGCCAACGCCGGTCGGTCGTTGAAGACCGTCGTCCGCGAGGCGGACGCAACCCTTCTCATCGATAACGATGCGTGGCACGAATCCGGTCAAAGCGTCGGGGAAGCCTTCGACGCCATCAACCAGCAAATCGCACAACGTGTGGGTATCTTGCTCGCGTCCGGCGAGGGGGTCGAGGGGGTCGGCGAAAGCGTTGTCGATTCGAGCGAAGTCATCAACACGCTCCGTTCCGGTGGCGTCGCGGCCCTCGGCTACGCGAGCGCGGACGCGAGCGAGGAGAGCGGTGAGAACATCAACACCGTTACGAGCAACACGCGGCAGGCAATTCTCAGCAACCTGAGCGTGCCGAAAGCCACGGACGCGGATTCAGCGCTTCTCGTCGTTGCGGGGGATGCCGACAGGATCCCGCGAAAAGGTGTCGAAAAGGCACGAAAATGGCTCGAAGGGGAAACCGGAAGCCTCCAAGTTCGCGGGGGTGACTACCCGCTGGACAGTAACCGACTCGCTTCGCTCGTCCTGCTTGGCGGCGTCGAACGCTCACCGCGAATGAAGGAGTTCATGGAGCGTGCGAAGGAGGCAAACAAGCAAGAGGTGCGGAAAGAAGACCCCGCGGAGCTGTTCCAGAACGACAAAATCGACGACCTGTTCTGA
- a CDS encoding DUF7284 family protein produces MKETRMRAISSVFDVTLCLLVVSASAFVLVDVQSPDTVDKASNTESTANVLATSTAQVNYTIQTESRRLPRTTHDTLAGLLADAAVSNTTVRGVELTRTGDGFERSVANRVQERLGSPSDTQIVVRWTPYRNSHIRGQFAVGESPPRDAAVHATVLSVPSGLPGVRDDAIDAARGGGYRDVARVVATGIVSGLFPKRSTEIALRDRRSVANSVAGRSRRLRKRYDPDSLSPDIGSMKTRRMLVRSMTTAIESELREQFGAPTAAARSAAVGRTELVVRTWSK; encoded by the coding sequence ATGAAAGAAACCCGTATGCGAGCGATAAGCTCCGTTTTCGACGTGACACTCTGTCTCCTCGTGGTGAGTGCGAGCGCATTCGTCCTCGTCGATGTGCAGTCGCCCGACACAGTGGACAAAGCGTCGAATACAGAATCGACCGCGAACGTCCTCGCAACCAGCACAGCACAAGTGAACTACACGATTCAAACCGAATCACGACGACTGCCTCGAACGACACACGATACGCTCGCCGGACTGCTCGCCGATGCCGCCGTTTCCAACACGACTGTTCGAGGAGTCGAACTTACGCGAACGGGCGATGGATTCGAACGATCCGTGGCGAATCGGGTTCAAGAACGGCTCGGCTCACCATCGGACACGCAAATCGTCGTTCGATGGACGCCGTATCGAAACTCACATATCCGTGGTCAGTTTGCCGTTGGCGAGTCGCCACCACGTGATGCCGCCGTTCACGCGACAGTTCTATCCGTCCCGAGCGGACTGCCGGGAGTTCGAGACGATGCAATCGACGCGGCACGGGGAGGAGGCTATCGCGACGTTGCACGTGTCGTCGCGACTGGAATCGTTTCCGGATTGTTCCCGAAACGTTCGACGGAAATCGCCCTTCGAGACCGTCGGTCGGTCGCAAATTCGGTCGCAGGACGAAGTCGGCGACTGAGAAAGCGATACGACCCCGACTCGTTGTCCCCCGATATTGGTAGTATGAAGACGAGACGGATGCTCGTTCGTTCGATGACGACGGCAATCGAATCCGAACTTCGGGAGCAATTCGGCGCACCGACCGCGGCGGCTCGCTCCGCCGCGGTCGGACGAACCGAACTCGTGGTCAGGACGTGGTCGAAATGA
- a CDS encoding DUF7310 family coiled-coil domain-containing protein, translated as MPKPTHSPVMNFLPSVTSILSKKMKPTPDVSDHETLDKRLRTVERALTDGDPVPDLSDSGTRQNMSEISTSVDDIESRLDELDAAVQAIRGYVGTIRSVNADVERRADAALAKAETRQRESSPAQREPPIGPRRKSDLSAEEPVPEIEVGVERDERSVATNSKQGSIFTRLREVL; from the coding sequence ATGCCAAAGCCCACCCATTCACCCGTAATGAATTTTCTGCCATCAGTTACATCAATTTTAAGTAAAAAGATGAAACCAACTCCGGACGTGTCCGATCACGAAACACTTGACAAACGGCTTCGTACGGTCGAGCGAGCGCTAACTGATGGGGATCCGGTTCCAGATCTGAGCGACAGTGGGACCCGTCAAAACATGTCAGAAATAAGTACGAGCGTGGATGATATCGAATCCCGGTTGGACGAACTCGACGCCGCTGTCCAAGCAATCCGTGGCTACGTCGGTACGATACGGTCCGTCAACGCCGACGTGGAGCGACGTGCGGATGCCGCACTCGCTAAGGCTGAAACGCGCCAGCGAGAATCGTCACCGGCACAGCGTGAACCACCGATCGGACCCCGTCGTAAGTCCGACCTGTCCGCAGAGGAACCCGTGCCGGAAATCGAGGTGGGGGTCGAACGAGACGAGCGATCGGTCGCAACGAACTCGAAGCAAGGTTCCATTTTCACACGACTTCGCGAGGTGCTGTGA
- a CDS encoding GNAT family N-acetyltransferase, whose translation MDDSSTIRETTPQDAHAVQQVPRVSWYAAQDETMGEKAVEGTVDSWFAPENVVADVNRDERPFFVAKGNHGVVGFVIGVPDEEQEETFHLYRIYVHPDYWGNGVGTQLLERFEEELRKRETQVIRLSVIEPNETAISFCESRGLERSREEADERFDLFAVRHAKQLDWAMVDSINREPSVQEEKQVESGK comes from the coding sequence ATGGACGACTCCTCGACGATTCGGGAAACCACGCCGCAAGACGCGCACGCCGTCCAACAGGTCCCCCGAGTTTCGTGGTACGCTGCTCAAGACGAAACCATGGGTGAAAAGGCGGTCGAAGGGACAGTCGATTCCTGGTTCGCACCCGAAAACGTCGTTGCGGACGTGAACCGCGACGAACGTCCGTTCTTCGTCGCGAAGGGTAACCACGGTGTCGTTGGGTTCGTTATCGGCGTGCCGGATGAAGAACAAGAAGAAACGTTCCACCTCTATCGAATCTACGTGCATCCAGACTACTGGGGGAACGGAGTCGGCACACAACTGCTCGAACGATTCGAAGAGGAACTACGGAAACGGGAGACGCAGGTGATTCGATTGTCCGTCATCGAACCCAACGAAACCGCTATCTCGTTCTGCGAATCTCGCGGATTAGAACGGAGCAGGGAAGAAGCAGACGAGCGATTTGACCTTTTTGCCGTACGACACGCGAAGCAACTCGACTGGGCAATGGTTGATTCAATAAACCGTGAACCGAGTGTACAAGAGGAAAAACAGGTAGAGTCCGGCAAGTAA
- a CDS encoding 1,4-dihydroxy-2-naphthoyl-CoA synthase: MVSKLFDRERWEEIGDFDFRDITYHVAKEGGTVRIAFDRPDVRNAFRPGTVDELYRALDHAKRQTDVGCVLLTGNGPSSKDGGWAFCSGGDQRVRGGAGYEYQGEDEDSEAASEAGRLHILEVQRLIRHIPKPVICVVPGWAVGGGHSLHVVCDMTLASEEHAKFLQTDPDVASFDGGFGSAYLAKQVGQKKAREVFFLGKTYSAEEAAEMGMVNEAVPHEELEAVALEWAEAINSKSPTAMRMLKYAFNMTDDGMIGQQVFAGEATRLGYMTDEAQEGRDAFVEKRDPDFSDYPWHY, translated from the coding sequence ATGGTATCCAAACTCTTCGACAGGGAACGATGGGAGGAAATCGGCGATTTCGATTTCCGTGATATCACGTACCACGTGGCCAAAGAAGGGGGAACGGTTCGAATCGCCTTCGACCGTCCCGACGTGCGAAACGCGTTCCGTCCGGGAACGGTGGACGAACTCTACCGAGCACTCGACCACGCAAAACGCCAGACCGACGTCGGCTGTGTGCTCCTGACCGGCAACGGTCCGTCCTCGAAAGACGGCGGATGGGCGTTCTGCTCCGGCGGTGACCAGCGCGTCCGTGGCGGTGCAGGCTACGAGTATCAGGGAGAGGACGAAGACAGCGAGGCCGCATCCGAGGCAGGACGTCTGCACATCCTCGAAGTACAGCGCCTCATCCGCCACATTCCAAAACCGGTCATCTGTGTGGTTCCGGGATGGGCCGTCGGCGGCGGCCACAGCCTCCACGTCGTCTGCGATATGACGCTCGCATCGGAGGAACATGCGAAGTTCCTCCAGACCGACCCCGACGTGGCGAGTTTCGACGGCGGGTTCGGATCGGCCTATCTCGCCAAGCAGGTCGGCCAGAAGAAGGCTCGCGAAGTCTTCTTCCTTGGGAAAACCTACTCCGCCGAGGAAGCGGCGGAGATGGGCATGGTGAACGAGGCAGTCCCTCACGAGGAACTGGAAGCGGTGGCCTTGGAATGGGCCGAGGCGATCAACTCGAAGAGTCCGACTGCGATGCGGATGCTCAAATACGCCTTCAACATGACCGATGACGGCATGATCGGCCAGCAGGTGTTCGCGGGCGAAGCCACCCGACTCGGGTACATGACCGACGAAGCCCAAGAAGGCCGGGACGCATTCGTCGAGAAACGCGACCCGGACTTCTCGGACTATCCGTGGCATTACTAA
- a CDS encoding ATPase, T2SS/T4P/T4SS family, with the protein MWNPLAKYRGSDSDSRCHCEASFDGDLLVVDASGCSGSGRLADDPLCRATVIDALVTREADRILVRKNGIEHAYEGDDAAFFVAAGRFVERVGFYDERLAEHARRDPFRAGIDATGRAGMVSKIAAETGFAEGIHRIEGYETAFRPFVGPTISRSRVAIRPPTDARLTDQYTIETGATVRYYDTEATEHTDDDIRTYHIEPLENSFDEPMFETLHQAVELLASGGVTGGKRAAGKAVRTVATADDPIHELTTTLRKYTQEYGIFSDLFADPVVSDVFVTAPVDTNPLRVRVDGELMRTNVHLTTAGAESLASRFRRTSGRAFSRASPTLDAVADVRDSTVRVAGVTDPVSDGVGFAFRVQSDETWTLPALVENGTISADAAGLLSFAVERSAAGLVAGTRGAGKTTCLGALLRELPNKTRTVVIEDTPELPVESLQQNGRDVQSLRTTTTDDEPGLHPDEALRTALRLGEGALVVGEVRGEEANVLYEAMRVGASGSAVLGTIHGDCGNAVYERVVTDLGVPPSSFSTTDFIITLESYETDETSGKRVKSIEEIVGSGADVRFESLYELDEGELVSTARIDRGNSVLVATLADSTETYSDVRAAIAARTSALETEVSRSKQEVAVTTERMDGGSMNGDSA; encoded by the coding sequence ATGTGGAACCCACTGGCGAAATACCGAGGGAGCGACTCCGACAGCCGTTGTCACTGCGAAGCCTCGTTCGACGGTGACCTATTGGTCGTCGATGCGAGCGGTTGTTCGGGAAGCGGGAGACTCGCGGACGACCCTCTCTGTCGAGCAACGGTCATCGACGCCCTTGTGACACGCGAAGCCGACCGAATTTTGGTACGGAAAAACGGTATCGAGCACGCCTACGAAGGCGACGACGCGGCGTTTTTCGTCGCGGCAGGGCGATTCGTCGAGCGCGTCGGGTTCTACGATGAACGTCTCGCAGAACACGCACGGCGCGACCCGTTTCGGGCCGGAATAGATGCAACTGGTCGTGCCGGGATGGTGTCAAAAATCGCCGCGGAAACCGGATTCGCGGAGGGTATTCACCGAATCGAGGGGTACGAAACCGCGTTTCGACCGTTCGTCGGTCCGACCATTTCTCGATCTCGGGTTGCGATTCGACCACCGACCGACGCGCGACTGACCGATCAGTACACGATCGAAACCGGCGCGACGGTTCGATACTACGACACGGAAGCGACCGAACACACCGACGACGACATTCGAACCTATCACATCGAACCGTTGGAGAACTCGTTCGACGAACCCATGTTCGAAACGCTTCATCAGGCCGTCGAACTCCTCGCGAGTGGGGGCGTCACGGGTGGCAAACGGGCCGCTGGAAAGGCAGTCAGGACGGTTGCGACAGCCGACGACCCCATCCATGAACTCACTACAACCCTCCGAAAGTACACTCAGGAGTACGGTATTTTCTCCGATCTGTTCGCAGACCCGGTAGTGTCCGACGTGTTCGTGACCGCGCCGGTCGATACCAATCCCCTTCGCGTCCGTGTTGATGGTGAACTGATGCGGACGAACGTCCATCTCACGACGGCGGGTGCGGAGTCGCTTGCGTCCCGATTTCGGCGGACGAGCGGCCGCGCATTCTCGCGTGCAAGTCCGACTCTCGATGCCGTCGCCGACGTTCGTGACAGTACCGTTCGTGTTGCGGGCGTCACCGACCCCGTCAGCGACGGGGTCGGATTCGCCTTTCGCGTTCAGTCGGACGAAACGTGGACACTCCCGGCGTTAGTCGAAAATGGTACGATTTCAGCTGATGCCGCTGGTCTCCTCTCGTTCGCAGTCGAGCGGTCCGCCGCCGGACTCGTCGCGGGAACTCGTGGGGCGGGAAAGACAACCTGCCTCGGCGCACTGCTTCGGGAACTCCCCAACAAAACACGAACCGTCGTTATCGAGGATACGCCCGAACTTCCGGTCGAATCACTACAGCAGAACGGGCGTGATGTGCAGTCACTTCGGACGACGACTACCGATGACGAACCGGGTTTGCACCCTGACGAGGCCCTTCGAACCGCGCTCCGGTTGGGTGAAGGGGCACTCGTTGTCGGTGAAGTCCGTGGGGAGGAGGCGAACGTCCTGTACGAGGCGATGCGAGTCGGTGCCAGCGGGAGTGCCGTTCTCGGAACGATTCACGGCGATTGCGGGAATGCAGTCTACGAACGCGTGGTTACCGACCTCGGTGTTCCCCCGTCGTCGTTTTCGACGACTGACTTTATCATCACCCTCGAATCCTACGAAACTGACGAGACCAGCGGTAAGCGCGTGAAATCCATCGAAGAAATCGTCGGCAGTGGGGCGGACGTCCGGTTCGAATCCCTGTACGAACTCGACGAGGGCGAACTCGTCTCGACCGCTCGAATCGACCGTGGAAACAGCGTCCTCGTCGCCACACTCGCCGATTCCACCGAAACGTATTCGGACGTTCGGGCGGCGATCGCCGCCCGAACGTCCGCCCTCGAAACGGAGGTTTCCCGGTCGAAGCAGGAGGTAGCAGTGACGACAGAACGAATGGACGGTGGCTCGATGAACGGTGACTCGGCGTGA
- a CDS encoding DUF7283 family protein produces the protein MFDTPVDAWYIWLGVTVASFVVFGVATELPTSPPPDATRAANTVDVVAGCEYTATAEHPLSAREIKLGRRGLGLRGDDGSAHATFAHDSVVPIEEGTKLWRLLRGEHPSTLFDSSSAFRSAARDAQNGRPTWKSAESTLLIRCVSWEGVDATLVSG, from the coding sequence ATGTTCGACACTCCTGTCGATGCGTGGTATATCTGGCTCGGGGTAACGGTGGCGAGTTTCGTGGTATTCGGCGTCGCTACCGAACTACCGACCTCACCGCCGCCGGACGCTACCCGTGCGGCCAACACCGTCGATGTCGTAGCCGGCTGTGAGTACACAGCAACCGCCGAACATCCCCTTTCGGCACGGGAAATAAAACTCGGGCGTCGTGGACTCGGGTTGCGTGGAGATGACGGGAGCGCCCACGCGACGTTTGCTCACGACTCTGTCGTGCCAATCGAGGAGGGAACGAAGCTCTGGAGACTGCTGCGCGGGGAACATCCATCGACCCTTTTCGATTCATCGTCTGCATTTCGGTCGGCGGCACGGGACGCCCAAAACGGGCGGCCGACGTGGAAAAGTGCGGAAAGCACGCTTTTGATTCGTTGTGTTTCGTGGGAGGGAGTCGATGCGACGCTGGTCTCGGGGTAA
- a CDS encoding DUF7311 family protein, which yields MSVRTVLAVVLAVVCCSISYPAIDDARSVRTNHHVDQELTRLENAMTDLVDESAVSIGDRGARRVVTLSVPSPSVTVADVEYVAIGGVPGTRRSKDVYGDVLAYRIEGGRRHVYHVPFDLRVAMRNGGNENSDRWRLEPDRKPLVIRDIEHTTIELLLVKQHGERVILVIRSGEL from the coding sequence GTGAGCGTTCGAACCGTTCTCGCCGTCGTACTCGCAGTCGTCTGTTGTAGCATCTCCTATCCCGCTATCGACGATGCTCGGAGTGTTCGTACGAACCACCACGTAGACCAGGAACTGACGCGACTCGAAAACGCCATGACCGACCTTGTAGACGAGAGTGCGGTGTCCATCGGCGACCGCGGCGCACGAAGGGTTGTGACGCTTTCGGTTCCGTCACCATCCGTAACGGTTGCCGATGTAGAGTACGTCGCAATCGGTGGGGTTCCCGGAACTCGCCGATCAAAAGACGTCTACGGCGATGTGCTGGCCTACCGTATCGAAGGAGGACGACGCCACGTTTACCACGTCCCGTTCGACCTTCGAGTCGCCATGCGCAACGGTGGCAACGAGAATAGCGATCGCTGGCGGCTCGAACCCGACCGGAAACCGCTCGTCATCCGTGATATAGAGCATACTACCATCGAACTCCTGTTAGTGAAACAACACGGCGAGCGAGTCATCCTCGTCATCCGCTCCGGTGAACTTTAA
- a CDS encoding pyridoxal phosphate-dependent aminotransferase produces the protein MTRIASRASAFERSGIRVMFELAEKRGGDLVRLEVGEPDFDTPEHVIDAAEQAARGGATHYTSGSGIPTLRTAIADRMTDETGVSFDPERHVSVTTGAMESLFLTLSAIAEPGDEVLIPTPAWPNYRNQARLAGAKPVEIPLSADDGFDLDPERIIEQLNRDTVAVILTTPSNPTGQVYDEDAVNAVVEAAKESGTFVIADEVYARLTYGDDYRRIAEYTDYPEGLLTVDSCSKTYAMTGWRLGWLVGPEDVVEAATSLGESTTACPSSIAQHAALAALTGSQDPIREMKNAFHKRRDFLVNRIEGIPHVSCPRPDGAFYAFLDVSELDGSCADVAERLLSEYSVVTAPGTAFGDAGEGYIRLSFANSMERLELGLDRLEEMVENERY, from the coding sequence ATGACCAGAATCGCGTCGCGGGCGTCCGCGTTCGAGCGGTCGGGTATTCGCGTGATGTTCGAACTCGCGGAGAAACGGGGCGGCGACCTCGTCAGACTGGAAGTCGGGGAACCGGATTTCGACACGCCGGAGCACGTCATCGACGCGGCCGAACAGGCGGCCCGAGGCGGTGCAACGCATTACACATCCGGTTCGGGTATTCCCACGCTACGAACCGCAATCGCGGACCGAATGACGGACGAAACCGGTGTCTCGTTCGACCCGGAGCGACACGTTTCGGTTACGACGGGCGCGATGGAGTCATTGTTTTTGACGCTCTCCGCGATTGCAGAGCCGGGTGACGAAGTGCTGATTCCGACACCGGCGTGGCCGAACTACCGGAATCAGGCACGACTTGCGGGGGCGAAACCAGTCGAAATTCCACTGTCCGCGGACGACGGGTTCGATCTCGATCCGGAGCGTATTATCGAGCAGTTGAATCGGGATACCGTCGCAGTTATCTTGACGACACCATCGAACCCAACAGGTCAAGTGTACGACGAGGACGCTGTCAACGCAGTCGTCGAGGCCGCAAAGGAATCCGGTACCTTCGTCATCGCCGACGAGGTGTACGCTCGCTTGACCTACGGCGACGACTACCGGCGCATCGCCGAGTACACGGACTACCCTGAAGGACTGCTGACGGTCGATTCCTGCTCGAAAACGTACGCCATGACCGGGTGGCGACTCGGATGGCTCGTCGGCCCAGAGGACGTGGTCGAAGCCGCGACGAGCCTCGGCGAAAGCACGACCGCTTGTCCGTCAAGTATCGCACAACACGCCGCTCTCGCCGCTTTGACGGGGTCACAGGACCCGATACGGGAGATGAAGAACGCGTTCCATAAACGACGCGATTTTCTGGTCAATCGTATCGAAGGGATCCCCCACGTCTCGTGTCCTCGACCGGACGGCGCGTTTTACGCGTTTCTCGATGTAAGCGAACTCGATGGTTCGTGCGCAGACGTCGCCGAACGACTGCTCTCGGAATACAGCGTCGTTACGGCACCAGGCACTGCGTTCGGCGACGCTGGCGAGGGATATATTCGACTCAGTTTCGCAAACAGCATGGAACGTCTCGAGCTCGGTCTCGACCGACTGGAGGAGATGGTCGAAAACGAACGATACTGA
- a CDS encoding type II secretion system protein — translation MILARLASLYPWTVSADATIDHSLGFLEVGIDSTDVIRAGNGAGILVCLVAIVVTALVPPGVRVPVAGVLFAGTVFTPISIRHAPVLVAKIKRTQALGDAPDIVARAVLRMRIEPTAEAAATFAARTGDGPLANSLGDHVRRAVGSPDSGVTTFAEEWKTWNPPLHRAMILVAAASEAPSGERARTLDRALSAILDGTRERMAAFVGDIREPATAMYAFGVLLPLALIAVLPAARTAGVPVSPILLVVVYDFVLPFGLVCGSVWLITHRPVAFPPPDVTRSHPDVPNRWWDVLALSSLAGGTAFLGTGLVLAHWTRWIAGTGCLVGWLLVGATQPTVQVRTRVRAVEENVTDALYLVGRRVKEGTAVERAIVVATDEITGETGVMFERANRIQRQLQRGIRESFLGEHGALSGVPSPRARSAVSLLALSAREGRPAGEAVLSMADHLDELQQVEREARRELAQVTGTLRHTAAIFGPLVSGATVALAEGMSGSTGTVGTGSSLGSAFPADVLGLAVGGYVLLLAAILTTVAVGLEHGLDRTLVGYRVGQSILSATAIFLIAFTLAGTLTA, via the coding sequence GTGATACTCGCGCGACTCGCGTCGCTGTACCCGTGGACGGTCTCCGCCGATGCTACCATCGACCACTCGCTCGGCTTTTTAGAGGTCGGTATCGATAGCACCGACGTTATCCGAGCAGGAAATGGTGCGGGAATACTCGTATGTCTCGTCGCAATCGTCGTGACCGCGTTGGTTCCACCAGGGGTTCGGGTACCGGTCGCCGGTGTGCTTTTTGCGGGTACGGTTTTCACCCCGATATCGATTCGTCATGCACCGGTCCTCGTCGCCAAAATCAAACGAACGCAGGCACTCGGAGATGCACCAGACATCGTTGCCAGAGCCGTTCTCCGGATGCGGATCGAACCAACTGCGGAAGCCGCCGCGACCTTCGCGGCCAGAACCGGTGATGGACCACTTGCGAACAGTCTCGGCGACCACGTCCGGCGGGCGGTCGGATCTCCCGACTCGGGGGTAACGACGTTCGCCGAGGAGTGGAAAACGTGGAACCCACCGCTTCATCGTGCGATGATACTCGTCGCGGCGGCGAGTGAGGCCCCATCCGGCGAGCGCGCCCGAACACTGGACCGTGCCCTATCCGCGATACTCGACGGAACCCGGGAACGGATGGCAGCGTTCGTCGGCGATATTCGGGAACCCGCGACTGCGATGTACGCCTTCGGCGTTTTGCTTCCACTGGCGCTGATCGCGGTGCTTCCGGCGGCGCGAACGGCCGGTGTTCCAGTGTCGCCGATCTTACTTGTCGTCGTGTACGATTTCGTGTTACCCTTCGGACTCGTCTGTGGAAGCGTTTGGCTCATTACCCACCGACCGGTCGCGTTTCCGCCGCCAGACGTGACTCGCTCACATCCTGACGTTCCGAACCGATGGTGGGACGTGCTGGCCCTCAGTAGTCTCGCCGGTGGTACCGCGTTTCTCGGAACGGGGCTAGTTCTCGCCCATTGGACGCGTTGGATCGCGGGTACGGGGTGTCTCGTCGGTTGGTTACTCGTGGGGGCCACTCAGCCAACGGTTCAGGTTCGAACGCGAGTCCGTGCCGTCGAGGAGAACGTAACGGATGCGCTGTATCTCGTTGGCCGTCGAGTGAAAGAAGGAACCGCTGTCGAACGGGCGATCGTCGTTGCTACGGACGAAATCACCGGCGAAACTGGTGTGATGTTCGAGCGGGCGAACAGAATTCAACGACAGCTACAACGGGGCATACGGGAGTCGTTTCTCGGAGAACACGGCGCACTTTCGGGCGTCCCCAGTCCCCGTGCACGGAGTGCTGTCTCGCTCCTCGCACTCTCAGCGCGTGAAGGACGCCCGGCCGGCGAGGCTGTGCTATCGATGGCCGACCATCTAGACGAGTTACAACAGGTCGAACGTGAAGCACGGCGAGAGTTAGCGCAGGTTACGGGAACGCTCCGTCACACGGCAGCAATTTTTGGTCCACTCGTCTCGGGAGCAACTGTGGCTCTCGCCGAAGGAATGTCCGGGTCGACGGGAACAGTAGGGACGGGAAGTTCGCTCGGTAGTGCATTTCCGGCCGACGTCTTAGGGCTCGCGGTCGGGGGCTACGTCCTCTTGCTTGCCGCGATACTCACGACGGTAGCGGTTGGCTTGGAGCATGGATTGGACCGGACCCTGGTCGGCTATCGAGTCGGTCAGTCGATTCTTTCGGCAACCGCGATCTTTCTCATCGCGTTCACGCTCGCCGGAACCCTGACGGCGTAG